One part of the Oncorhynchus clarkii lewisi isolate Uvic-CL-2024 chromosome 7, UVic_Ocla_1.0, whole genome shotgun sequence genome encodes these proteins:
- the LOC139414112 gene encoding SLIT and NTRK-like protein 3: protein MLWLSLLSVVVLGCVTPTQTHTHTHTPTPTSTHTPMVDSSEEEVDEPCFEPCTCEVKEGVLHVHCDGRGFTNASQVSQSWLRPFKLNLQRNSLRRLYSNGFLHHSNAVAINLGNNALQDIRAGAFHGLGTLRRLYLHENKLEVFRNDTFSGLEALEYLQADYNVIKRIDSGALRYLHKLRVLILNDNLIPALPPHLFRSVSLTHLDLRGNRLKSLAYAGTLEYVGRSLMELQLEENPWICGCEAVQLQTWLGHIPYTAVVGDITCEYPFHLHGKDLREIPRKELCAGEVEGEGEKEGEREKHGGVQPPQHPPSNPKANPNPGRPRPTKPSSMVHHQNTHTSSSSTSSSAERRGRERSPRPTKRPRPSRTPPTQRSLLPNQPPPIAGYQTRPPIPIICPLGCTCNLHISDLGLTVNCKESGFNNVSQLMPRPLNGRKLYLSGNLIQRIYKSDFWNFSSLDLLHLGNNRISFIQEGAFSSLPTLRSLYLNGNNLQRLSPHMFLGLLNLRYLYFEYNEIGVVEAGVFSPMPSLQLLFLNANLLRSLPVGVFQGISLTRLNLRNNHFLSLPVEGVLEHLTGLVQVDLQQNPWECRCDAAPLKRWLEGLSAVVVVGEVVCHSPEETTGTDLRSLSLDLLCPDLHTHQATVGNQGEWNSSTAPDGDFSLGYPVPGNGPLGPITKASIPLSVLVLSLLVLFVSAFFAAAALIAYALRRRDKLPFRRQGEVDLAGIQMECGIFTEQQHHRLPVPKTPPPSALQHSLVYDSILPVVPGLNPNLSPSTHMCSSPVYKNEDDSVVRQQQQQFSASKEKGNVGRHCSGGGRESEGHYRLVAEREREWNMEVSPPSISTVAGAVGPPLSDLHGNGTLCPTVIDSQGPTPKVGLVDCLFGISGMSAAVPEFRDLPDMYTRPPPPRYPHPPQPPQPPEPKEETRASQSLVVTTMTACAGPSSSNQSQNSEFPRELRMRLSTKPDYMEVLDRSYQF from the exons ATGCTGTGGCTCTCCCTGCTGTCTGTGGTGGTCCTGGGTTGTGTGACCCCGacccagacacacactcacacacacaccccgacgcccacctccacacacaccccTATGGTGGACAGCTCGGAGGAGGAGGTGGATGAACCGTGCTTCGAGCCGTGCACGTGCGAGGTCAAAGAGGGAGTGTTGCACGTGCACTGTGATGGGCGGGGCTTCACTAACGCCAGCCAG gtGTCCCAGTCTTGGCTCCGCCCCTTCAAGCTCAACCTGCAGAGGAACTCCTTGAGGCGTCTCTATAGCAACGGCTTCCTGCACCATAGCAATGCCGTGGCGATAAACCTAGGCAACAACGCGCTGCAGGACATCCGTGCCGGGGCGTTTCATGGTCTGGGGACACTGAGACGCCTCTACCTCCACGAGAACAAGCTGGAGGTTTTCCGCAACGACACCTTCTCTGGCCTGGAGGCACTGGAGTACCTGCAG GCCGACTACAATGTCATCAAACGCATCGACAGTGGGGCGCTACGCTACCTGCATAAATTACGAGTGCTCATCCTCAATGACAACCTGATCCCTGCTCTGCCTCCTCATCTCTTCAG atctgtgtctctgACCCACCTGGACCTGCGGGGGAACCGTCTGAAGAGCCTGGCCTACGCCGGGACCCTGGAGTACGTGGGCCGCAGCCTGATGGAGCTCCAGCTGGAGGAGAACCCCTGGATCTGTGGCTGTGAGGCTGTCCAGCTGCAGACCTGGCTGGGACACATCCCCTACACCGCAGTGGTGGGGGACATCACCTGCGAATACCCCTTCCACCTGCACGGGAAAGACCTGAGGGAGATACCACGCAAAGAACTGTGTGccggggaggtggagggagagggggagaaggagggagagagggagaagcacgGAGGGGTACAGCCTCCTCAGCATCCGCCCTCTAACCCAAAAGCGAACCCCAACCCTGGGAGGCCCAGACCCACCAAGCCGTCCTCCATGGTTCACCATCAGAACACACATACCTCATCTTCGTCAACTTCATCATCGGCGGAgcgtagggggagagagaggtcccCTCGGCCCACTAAGCGTCCCCGGCCCTCCAGGACGCCCCCCACCCAGCGTAGCCTCCTCCCCAACCAGCCCCCTCCCATTGCAGGGTACCAGACTCGCCCCCCCATCCCCATCATATGTCCTCTGGGGTGCACCTGTAACCTCCACATCTCAG ACCTAGGATTGACAGTCAACTGTAAGGAGAGTGGCTTCAACAACGTGTCCCAGCTCATGCCACGCCCCCTCAACGGACGGAAGCTGTACCTCAGCGGCAACCTCATCCAGCGGATCTATAAGTCAGATTTCTGGAATTTTTCCAGTCTGGATCTACTTCACCTGGGAAACAACCGGATCTCCTTTATTCAG GAGGGAGCGTTCTCCAGCCTGCCGACCCTGAGGAGTCTCTATCTGAACGGCAACAACCTGCAGAGGCTTAGCCCACACATGTTCCTGGGTCTACTTAACCTCAG GTACCTGTACTTTGAGTATAATGAGATCGGTGTGGTGGAGGCGGGAGTGTTCAGCCCCATGCCGTCTCTCCAGCTGCTCTTCCTCAACGCCAACCTGCTGAGGTCACTTCCTGTCGGAGTGTTCCAGGGCATCTCCCTCACTCGCCTCAACCTCCGCAACAACCACTTCCTCAGCCTGCCTGTAGAGGGGGTGTTAGAGCACCTCACTGGACTGGTGCAG GTGGACCTGCAGCAGAACCCATGGGAGTGCCGGTGTGATGCGGCCCCTCTGAAGCGCTGGCTGGAGGGCCTGagtgcggtggtggtggtgggggaggtggtctGTCACTCACCAGAAGAGACCACAG GTACAGACCTTCGCTCTCTTTCCCTGGACCTCCTCTGTCCAGACCTGCACACCCACCAGGCCACGGTGGGGAACCAGGGGGAGTGGAACAGCTCCACAGCCCCAGACGGTGATTTCTCTCTGGGCTACCCCGTGCCAGGCAATGGCCCCCTGGGTCCCATCACCAAGGCTTCCATCCCTCTGTCGGTGTTGGTGCTCAGCCTGCTGGTGCTGTTCGTGTCAGCGTTCTTTGCGGCAGCGGCGCTGATCGCCTATGCCCTGAGGAGGCGGGACAAGCTGCCGTTCCGGCGACAGGGTGAGGTGGATCTGGCCGGGATCCAGATGGAATGTGGGATATTCACCGAGCAGCAGCACCACAGGTTACCGGTACCAAAGACCCCTCCTCCGTCTGCCTTGCAGCATAGCCTCGTCTACGATAGCATCCTCCCCGTCGTCCCTGgcctcaaccctaacctcagTCCCTCAACACACATGTGCAGTAGCCCAGTCTATAAGAATGAGGATGATTCAGTGGtgaggcagcaacagcagcagttcTCTGCCTCTAAAGAGAAAGGGAACGTGGGAAGACACTGCtcagggggggggagagagagcgaaggacaCTATCGtttggtggcagagagagagagagaatggaatatGGAGGTGTCCCCCCCCTCCATCAGTACCGTTGCCGGGGCAGTGGGACCCCCTCTTTCAGATCTCCATGGAAACGGGACCCTCTGCCCAACGGTCATAGACAGCCAGGGGCCCACACCCAAGGTGGGATTGGTTGACTGCCTGTTTGGGATCTCTGGAATGTCCGCCGCCGTCCCAGAGTTCCGAGACCTGCCGGACATGTATACACGTCCCCCACCACCCCGCTATCCCCACCCTCCACAACCCCCTCAGCCCCCCGAACCCAAAGAGGAAACTAGAGCCAGCCAATCACTCGTGGTTACTACAATGACAGCGTGTGCGGGGCCAAGCAGTAGTAATCAGAGCCAGAACTCAGAGTTTCCACGAGAGTTGAGAATGAGACTCAGTACCAAGCCAGATTACATGGAAGTCCTGGACAGATCTTATCAGTTCTAA